In Solanum lycopersicum chromosome 5, SLM_r2.1, the following are encoded in one genomic region:
- the LOC101262113 gene encoding serine/threonine-protein kinase RIPK-like, with the protein MKITWESLVPRCCISEKPKTSKLVSKQSTFHRISASDFSNSTISEDLSISLAGSNLHVFSVQELKVITQNFSSSNFLGEGGFGPVHKGFIDDKLRPGLKPQPVAVKFLDLDGTQGHREWLTEVIFLGQLRHTHLVKLIGYCCEEEHRLLVYEYMPRGSLENQLFRRYSVSLSWSTRMKIALGAAKGLAFLHEAEKPVIYRDFKASNILLDSDYTAKLSDFGLAKDGPQGDDTHVSTRVMGTQGYAAPEYLMTGHLTAASDVYSFGVVLLELLTGRRSVDKTRPNREQNLADWARPQLKDARKLARVIDPRLEGLYSSEGVQKAAYVAYQCLSHRPKARPDMTTVVKTLETLKDYKDISTMTFVYIAPVLDQHKRSPQRELLNKTNTNTKSLHKKLTPNSPLHNDFHRA; encoded by the exons ATGAAGATTACATGGGAATCTCTAGTTCCTAGATGTTGTATATCCGAAAAACCAAAGACATCGAAATTGGTATCGAAACAGAGTACATTTCATCGGATTTCAGCTTCAGATTTCAGTAATTCGACGATTTCAGAAGATTTATCAATATCATTAGCTGGTTCAAATCTTCATGTTTTCAGTGTTCAAGAATTGAAAGTTATTACTCAGAATTTTTCTTCAAGTAATTTCCTTGGGGAGGGAGGTTTTGGACCAGTTCATAAAGGTTTTATTGATGATAAACTTAGACCTGGTCTAAAACCTCAACCTGTCGCTgtaaaatttttagatttagatGGCACTCAAGGTCATAGAGAATGGCTG ACAGAAGTGATATTTTTGGGGCAATTGAGACATACACATCTGGTGAAGTTGATTGGATATTGTTGTGAAGAGGAACACAGGCTGTTGGTCTATGAATATATGCCTAGAGGGAGCTTGGAGAATCAACTTTTTAGAA gATATTCTGTATCACTTTCATGGTCAACGCGGATGAAAATAGCACTTGGAGCTGCAAAAGGCTTAGCTTTCCTCCATGAAGCTGAAAAACCAGTCATATATCGTGATTTCAAGGCTTCAAATATCTTGTTAGACTCA GATTACACTGCCAAACTCTCTGATTTTGGACTTGCTAAAGATGGCCCACAAGGAGATGACACACACGTCTCCACCCGAGTCATGGGAACACAAGGCTACGCTGCTCCTGAATACCTCATGACcg GTCATTTGACCGCAGCAAGTGATGTATATAGTTTCGGAGTAGTACTACTGGAGCTTCTAACTGGGAGAAGATCAGTAGATAAAACTCGTCCAAACAGAGAACAAAATTTAGCAGATTGGGCAAGACCACAATTGAAAGATGCACGTAAATTAGCTAGAGTAATTGATCCAAGATTAGAAGGTTTATATTCATCAGAAGGAGTTCAAAAAGCAGCATATGTAGCTTACCAATGCTTAAGCCATAGGCCAAAAGCTAGACCAGATATGACTACAGTTGTCAAAACACTTGAAACATTGAAGGATTATAAGGATATTTCAACAATGACATTTGTCTATATAGCTCCAGTACTTGATCAACACAAACGAAGTCCTCAAAGGGAATTACTCAACAAAACAAATACCAATACAAAAAGTCTACATAAGAAATTAACTCCAAATTCACCATTGCACAATGATTTCCATAGAGcttaa